DNA sequence from the Tachysurus fulvidraco isolate hzauxx_2018 chromosome 1, HZAU_PFXX_2.0, whole genome shotgun sequence genome:
CTATACATGTTGACATCCATAAAATGACTTCCCTGTGTCTAAATACTTCAAATataccttttgttttgtttgtacagTTTGCCCCTGAAAACTGATTATCATTCTATGCATAATGGAGAGTTCTGATGAAGAGGTATTCACTGAgttcagctttttatttatttgatttcctGATTGTCATGCCAGGTTATTTGATAGATATTTGTTTTAACTCATCattcaaaatgtttaaatattccCAAATCAAGCAGTTTGAAGACGCCAAAGATTTTTTGGACGAAGATCTACAAATAAATCTTTCTGAAACACAGTCTGCGACGCCACAGCTAAAAGAGGATACAGTCACTCCAGAAGgtatttttataaaatctttAGATCActttctgacacaaacacaagagtTGATGTTTGCTGagttgaaatatatttttgttccaCAGACGTTCCTGCACCATATGACATTTTAGTGCAGTCCATTGGGACTGATTTTGCTAGACTTCAGTGGAAATGTGTAAACAGCATATCAGCCTTTGAGCTGAGGTGCTCCAGCAGCACATCCTCAAGCATCCAGACCCTTGCACATCATTATGCTGAAGTGTCAGGACTGTGCCCAGGCACTGAGTACACTTTTACTGTGGTTGCAGTCTCAGAAAATGGAAAACAGAGTTCTGCAGCCAAAGTCTCTGCATATACAAGTAATAAACAGCCTAAGGTTTTTTATTGACAAATGTCTAATAACATCTCCATTAAATTCACCATGCCATTTCAACCACAACTCTGTTTTCATTACAGTTCCAAACCCACCTGAAAACATCACGGTTGAGAGTATTGGTAGTACATCAGTTACACTATCCTGGCATCCACCTGCTACCTTAGAGAAGAGGTACCATGTGCTGTGTTCCCACAATGGAACAACTGTTcatgaagaagaaacagaaactaACACACTAGTTATCGATAACCTGTCTCCAGGAAAAACATATTCCTTCCACATTGCAACAGTGATCAAAAATGGCAGCACGAGTGCGACAGCTGTGTTAGATACTCTTACTCGTAAGTATTTATACACTTTGCaaatcattacatttaatgGCAACTAGTTTTTACCTAAACCTTTGATTGGGGTggttgaaatgttttcttttatttttgttcttaatAGCAAGCAATCTTGAGCGATTTCTTCATGACTTGGGGCTGAAACAACACCTCATTGATAAACTCTCACTGAGTTCTGTACTACAGATAGACAAGAGCACAGTGACAGATGATCCAGCACAGACTCAATCAGATTTACCAAGGCTTTTCCTCAAGAAAATTATGATGGTCAATGTGACTGCAAGAAGTGTCAAATGTGCTCCAACTACTGATGATGAAGATTTGAGTTTGGATTTGTATAGAGATCTGGAGAGCCTTGACCTCAACCAGGACCTTAGTCATAAAATAAATCCTTTAGACATCATAACTGCACTCTTCCTTTGCTCAGACAATTTTCTTCAACAAGAGATTGCCTTCAAAATGTCTATGTGCCAGTTCTCTGTGCCTTTACTGCTTCCTAATTGTGACACACAGCAGAGCATGCTCATGCTTTGGGCCTTAAGAGATATTGTGAAGAAATACAGACCACACTCCTTGTCTGATCCAAGAGGGTTTGTGGAAGACAGGATTGTTCTTGCTGAACTACCTTTGGTGTCCTTTGTAAGACTTGGAGACTGTAGTATTTCCAAATCTCAAATCTTGAACAAACTGCTCAGTAATCCACAGCAATATCATGACACATTTGTGCACCGTGACATGGACTGTGGAGACATCCcaagaaaaatatcaaatgGTATGGTGGAGATCAGCTGGTACTTACCTTGTGGAAGTAAAAACATAGACATCTTCCCAGAACCTTTGGCTATTGCAAACCTGAGAGGGGACATAAGTACATTTGAAACTCAGTACTCATTCCTGTGTCAGATTTCTACAGCAGTTTTTGTATTCTTTGACAATTTTGAAACCAACTATCAGCTACTCACCAATACAAATGTAAAAGCACAGTTGTTTTTGGTGGGAAATGCAAACACCAAAGCCTTCAATCTGGATTTGTTGAAAAAAACAGCTGCTGCATTGAAGTTGAAAAGAAACAACATCATTctcaagacaaaacaaaatgatgCAGATTTTGTCACAAATTTGTGTTCTGCTGTGAGCGATGTTGTTAAAAACAGTTCTATGAAAGTACAACTTGAGAAGATGATCACTGTTGCACATGAATTTGGAATTTTGATTGATGAAGACAACAAGGAGTGCCAACAtgcaaaagaaaatgcaaaggAAATTAACAGCAAGATTCAGGACTCAATAAAGTTCAAGGAAGAACAGCTCCCTTTGCAGGGTGAGATCTGGAAGAAACTGggaaaaatagagaaagaggAGTGTAGGCTTCGTAAAGCTGGGGATAAGAACATTGAGGAATATAAAGGAGAACTTACTGAACAGAAGATAAAACTCAGGAAGCAGCAAAGCAGCTATGAAATGTCAGAAGCCATGTCCTGCTTCATAAGTGCACTGTCAAGTTCAACTCTTGAGAGATCCTTCTTCCTGAAATGGATGCGAATGAATTTGGACAATTTATCCCGTGAAAATCTGTCCAAACTTAGAGAAAAGTACAAGGAGAAATGTCAACAATCATctgagaagaaggaggagatcGCAATACTGGACAAGCAGATCTCAAACAGTGCTTTAGGAACTGAACACTTTTTGAGGGAAATGGGGCAGCTGTATGAAGCTGCTGTCTCCCTTCCAGAAAATATACAATCACGAGAACAAATGCTACACTTACCTAAACTGTGTGCTGAGCTCCTTTTAGATGGATTCCCTCTTGAACTAGTTGATGGAGATGCTTCAAATATACCCCTGAGGTGGATTAGTGATGTACTGAAAGAGCTGAATACTTTAGTGCAACCCAAGAATAAGATCATGGTAGTCACAGTATTAGGAGTGCAGAGCACAGGAAAGTCTACCCTGTTAAACACCATGTTTGGGGTTCAGTTTGCAGTCAGCAGTGGAAGATGCACACGAGGAGCGTTCATGTTGATGATCAAAGTCACTGACAGCTTCAGAGAAAAAGTTAACTGTGATCATTTAGTGATCATTGACACTGAGGGACTGAAATCTCCTGAGCTGGCACAGCTCGATGACAGctatgaacatgacaatgaacTGGCTACACTTGTTGTTGGACTGAGTGATATTACCATCATCAATATTGCCATGGAGAACTCCACAGAAATGAAGGACATTCTGCAGATTGTGGTGCATGCATTCCTCAGGATGAAGGAAGTGGGCAAAAAACccatgtgtgcatttgtgcacCAGAATGTAGCTGATGTATCAGcacatgacaaaaacatgagAGACCGGAAGCTTCTTTTAGAGCAGCTGAATGAGATGACCGAGGCAGCAGCCAAGatggaaaacaaagaaatgtacAAGAAGTTTACTGATGTAATGGCGTATGATCCAGAGACTGGTAACTGGTATATACCTGGGCTCTGGCACGGAAACCCACCAATGGCACCAGTGAATGCAGGCTACTCTGAGGCTGTGTATGACTTCAAAAAGAACATAACCAACGTTCTTGTTAACAAAAACATATctaccaacaacattgaagaaTTTCTGGAGTGGACAAAAAGTTTATGGAATGcagtaaaatatgaaaatttcATTTTCAGCTTTAGGAACAGCTTGGTAGCTGATGCATACATGAAGCTGTGCACTGAATTCCATAAATGGGAATGGTCTTTTAAAAAGGACATGTATAAGTGGTTAACATCTGCTGAAACCAGAGTGTCCAATTTTGAGATAATGAAATCCAAATCTGACAAGACAAACCTGCAAGATTTACTGAGGAAACTGAAAGATGAGGCCTCTTCAGAACTTGATAAATTGGAAAAGACCATTTTGGAGAACCTCAACAAATACTACGAGCAAACAGAGGGTCATGTCTATCTCGTGGAAAAGTACAAAGAAGACTTTGTAAACAGTGCAAAATCTCTCAGGAGGGAAACAGAAAACTCAGTGCTGAACAAACTGGAGGCAGTTATTGAGATTAGGAAAGGTAAGAATAATTTGGACAACatcaaaaaaacacacactgacaaaatgGAGAATAAAGTGCTCAAACTTCTGGAGGAGCTCCGGAAAAACAGACATTCAGAAAGTATGTCTGAAGAAGAGCTTAACAACATATTTGAAAACATATGGGAGGAAACAGTTAGAGAGCTGTCCTTTACTGGCTTGCGTAGACGAACCATATCTGACAGTGTTTTTAAGCAGTTACGAATGAACATGAAACAAAAAGGAAGTTCTGTCACTCAAAGGTTAAACAGAGTGAATCTGGATCAATACGGCAAAGAGAAATATGTTGTAGCAGcagataatttttttaaaaaaactttagaaatgatgaatgtttataaatttGAACAAACAAGGAGACTGCAACAGTTGGCAGACAGTGCCATTGACGCATGTATGCAGTCAATTaatgacaagaaagaaagaaaatcagattATCATGACACCTACATTCAGGAGATCCTACATAAAATTGACACAAAATTGACTTCATTAAAGAAACTGAAAGTTTCAGATGAATTTGAACTGTCCCTAAAGCTGCACATTTGTGCTATCTCTGCGAGAGAATTCCAGGCCATGCATGACAGTTTTAATGAAGAGAACGACCCACGCCGATGTCTCGAGCAATCCAAAGAGAAGTACCGTGCTGATTTTAAAGATCTGTTCAGTAATCGTGATCAGTGTCAGAAGAAGGCTGCAGAATTCGCACTGTTCTGCCTCAGTCCTGCAGTTGAGACATTCATATGTAACTCACTGGGACTAGACATTATTGACACAATGCTGCAAGGGGAAAATGCATTTCAATTTAGCACACGTTCATTTTTCCAGTTCTCTATTCTAAAACAACTTCTGGATGACAGTAATTTTGAGAACTATGTGAGCTACATAAGTTCTTATGAACGCTTTGTTAAAGACTGGATATTAAAACAAATCGAAGTCAGATTTTCTAAAGGAAACAAACTTTTTGAGCTGGAAGAGCAGCATCTCAAAGGAGCTATTATGGAGATAAAAAAGGCCATCAGAAAAGCACAACAAGAgacagatgaagatgaaaacaTTAAGGGATTTATTCAGAACATTTGCAGAGAGCTTGGAAAAAAACTTGTCATTACAAATTATGCAGCAGTCATGGTGTTGAACAACGCCAAACAGGAACAATTTTCCCACTGGCTCATGCAGTCTGTGGAGGAAATGCAAGAATCTCTGAAGACTAAATTCAAGAAGGAAGTCATTCTGAGAAAACTGAAAACACTCAAAATCAAACCACAGGATGAGCTGTTCAAGCGTGTATTTGGCTGCGGGAAACAGTGTCCATTCTGTAAAGCACCATGTGAGGCAGGAGGAGAAGCTCATACACATCACTCTGCTTCTGTACACAGACCTCAAGGACTTGGGTTATACAGGTTTGAGCACTCGGTGAAATTAATCACCAACATTTGCTCTACTGATGTGAACACTGAAGCCCAGTTCAGATGCCTAGAGACCAACCATGTGTTCCATCCTTACAAGAAATACAGGGAGATCTTTCCGGACTGGCACATCCCTGCAGATCCCAGCATAGAGGCCTCAGACTACTGGAAATTTGTTATGGCAAAATTTAATGATCAGTTTGCGCAAGCGTATAATGCAAAACCTGCAGATATTCCCccagtgtggaaaaaaatcaaaaagaaagCAGCAGAAAATAGTCTGAAGGAGTGTTTTAGTATCAAATAAATACCAGTGAAAAATCATAAGTATAAAAGTGattaaagaaaactttttttgtgATTTCAAAATGCTATTGGAGTCTTTCATCTTATCCTGCCATTAGTACATCTTGACAACTTGTGACAACTTGGCAACTTGTCTTTCCTTTAGCTTTctcttttaaaatcttttaaaaccAGCAAAGAGAATACTGTGCATTTTAATACCACTGAAAAGCACAAGAATTAGAATTATGTCTTTGGATGTGAAACTTCACAAATTAATGATTCTGTTTCTTTAATTTGCTTCTTTCCACATTAATGATTTCATAAAACCAAATCTATCTTTAAAATCTAATTCAGTTTCATTAATCATCAGTTTAAGTATATTCATGCAACactgttatgtactgtatgtaacataTTTTCTGGCATATAGTTCAATCAAAACTTAGATCTTAGTTAATAGACGGTATAATACTAAAGTAATCACATCATTATTGCCTTGTAATCAGAATCAATGTAACCTATTTAACTTTCAATAAACCTGTGATTCTGTCTAAAACAAACGTtcatgtgtataaatataagcTCATGGAGCACTTGGATAATAGGAACAGCTGTACACctactcattcatgcaattaacTGCTGGGCCCACATTCATAAAGTTTCTATCAGTGATCTTaaagagctcctaatttagtttattttagagAGGAGGCAAGGCTGaccctgttactaggtatgacattTTTTTGAAGacagtgattggttgtccagtaaaaaaaaaaaattaccaagtccttttaaaatatggtctattataagccttcactttgtctctacaTTAAGACtacatacactgtacactgcagTGGGCACAGACAGAGCAAAACAGCTGAGGACCAGGGTCTGTATTAATAAAGATTCTTAGTGCAAAGAGTTgctctttttaaaatgaaagagaagatcctagtaaagataaaagataTTCATAAGGCATCGTAACCCTTAAAAGTGCTCATAAGGTTAAAACATGTAAGTAGAacgtgtcatacctagtaacatGGTTTATCCTTGCATCCTCTCTATGATaaaattgttgtattttccttgttcaACGTTGCAGTTGCAGTTGGTACTGATAGATACTGATAGTTGGTACTCTTTAGATAATATTCATGAgatcattattttatgtttagttTAGCCTAGATTGGTCTAGTCTTGCTTTaatcctttctttatttttcttttttcttatttttgattattttgcctttatttgttaaatttgaTTATCTAATAAAGACTTTCACAATCTGtcagaagaaaaggaaagaaaaagaagactaAAGATAAACGCAAGGAAATGAGTTAGAGGAAATGAAACGGGAGACGGGTGAATTATTTCTCTAATCTTCTTCCCTGATTCTAATGCCTCTGCTTCGACTCTGGGGCTCGCTTTGCAATTTCTCCTGAAACAAATGtggagttattattattgttattattattattattattattattattattattattattattatcatcattatcattattattattattattattattattattattattattattattattattattctgaggAGCTTGATGTGGGCAATGAGAATCAAGCACCAGTCAAATTGCCACCACATTGGGTGGTGTTCGAAAAGCTCCTGGAGTGGATCACACGTGCTTTTACTAAACTTAGCTTAGATTGGTCTGATGAAATGATAGTGCTGTCAACTCTGAGCTTGACAATCGCTACCTAACTTTACACTGCCTTCCATCTCCATGCAGTTGTGATTGTGGAATAATCCTTACTCTACCTGTGTCATTATTAGGGCAGTTGATCAATAATACTAGCTAGACAAGGAAATCCTtcaaaaatcaacacaaaacccccccccaaaaaacaaaagccATACAAAGCTTGAGTGTGACCcaataatgattttatttggGCGAGTTtcaaaatgctgtgtgtgttgcaaAATTAACTCAAATTGAATGCTTGATTTTGAATCAAGAATCTGGATCAAGTCTGCAAGAAAAAATGGGTGACACCACTCCAAAATAAGTGCTAGGAGCTTACCTCAAAACACTTACAACTGCCATTGCAGCAAAAATTGGTTTTACTAAGGAGTAATCTGAAGGACTAGGATGTGTCTGCAGGCAGAATTTATCCgatttaaaaacaaagctgCTGAGAAATAATCATTCTGACTTTTTCattcttcattttaattaaaaaatactttaatagcaataaaaaaatacagctaTCAAAATCAGTGTGTCATTTGCGATCCAGATGAATCTGGTGACTTTTAAATACTGAAGCCATGTCCTGAGAAAACCTTATCATAAATGTTTTTAGACTTTAAAaccaatacatttttttccagtgtAGTGTAAATAAATTTGCACTTTGACACTGCGAGCTGATTAGGAAGCATGGTTATTCAGTAAACAAACAGTGAAGAGTAATGGCCTatgaatgtatttaatgtttcccagatcagactcacagcatACAGTGTGGAATAATTtataaatcaaacaaatttcatctccttatttatatattttctttctttcttcttttttaataatcatCTATAATAAtcattagtaataataatagtccaTTATTAACACACTTTTTTCATCTGATCAGGTTTCTGATTTTCAACAAAGAAAGTAAGAACAAGACAACAGGCACAGGTCTGGTACACAGCAGATTTAATCATCAGAAAGAGTTTTCCCTAGTGGGAATTTATGTGCTTCTTTTGTCTCCCCTTTTTTAAAACCATAAGGCTGCCAAGATTATTAATGTagaaaatttaattatttaccaAATAGTAGTCATAAATATGGTAAAAATCATGCAGTTGCTTTTGAAAAGGAAAACAGAAaggtttattaatttataaagatGTGTGTCTCTAAAATGAGATGAACAAAAGCTGGCCAGTGCTTAAAGCAGTGGTAACATGCATTcggttttttaatgaaatggaGGAAATCTTACACATTCCCCATGCTGCTTTTTAGGTTAAATGCTACTGTAAGAGGCCCAAGAACAAcccagtcagcaaatttcctttggcccagatttgggccagataaacagctgagctgCGGCCCAGaatagtttgtgtttgtcggcccagatatggcccacatctcctttgccaaaactgaaccaaagcagtgccatATGTTTACCAAGCATGAcccaaatgtaatttatgtggcccaaatatggcacacctcttctttgaaagaactgaaccaaaggagtgccataactccaccaaacatgagacaaataatacaatttaatgtggcccaaatatgagccTCATATGCAGTTTTAGTATGGTTGAGTTCTGTTAATATATAttcaataaagatgaatttaaataatgctagcagcaatacaacctggaagttagagctggaggataatctggaaaaaaaatcatttaatataaatgtcctcctttaatattttaattgcaataattaaccaCCTCTGATTGACCAAAAATCAAAATTTCAAGTATATTTTTgaaaggaattgcaaattgtatttttcaatatgtaggccataataataccatagtttcttatgacaaattatttagattttgtttttagaacactttttcaccaaattcagctcacacatcactgatgtcctgatggttatactacaacacttacttgggggaaatgtgttttacttttccgggaaatattttcagataaaaaacaaaaacataaaaattatacaaaaagagATTTCTCCCAAGTTGACTGttttttcgggttttgcactttgcagacggtcccttggttcgcacatagagacatgtattttgtccaccacggaggaaagctgattttgaggaaaattgggttgtagctgcctctctacattactacgatagaaaagaggtgttatttgtgtagtaacagcgtttagctcaggagttattgacttgggaacctccaatctgtgaatttgtgcccaactttacttaagtac
Encoded proteins:
- the LOC113654694 gene encoding interferon-induced very large GTPase 1-like isoform X2, with protein sequence MESSDEEFEDAKDFLDEDLQINLSETQSATPQLKEDTVTPEDVPAPYDILVQSIGTDFARLQWKCVNSISAFELRCSSSTSSSIQTLAHHYAEVSGLCPGTEYTFTVVAVSENGKQSSAAKVSAYTIPNPPENITVESIGSTSVTLSWHPPATLEKRYHVLCSHNGTTVHEEETETNTLVIDNLSPGKTYSFHIATVIKNGSTSATAVLDTLTPSNLERFLHDLGLKQHLIDKLSLSSVLQIDKSTVTDDPAQTQSDLPRLFLKKIMMVNVTARSVKCAPTTDDEDLSLDLYRDLESLDLNQDLSHKINPLDIITALFLCSDNFLQQEIAFKMSMCQFSVPLLLPNCDTQQSMLMLWALRDIVKKYRPHSLSDPRGFVEDRIVLAELPLVSFVRLGDCSISKSQILNKLLSNPQQYHDTFVHRDMDCGDIPRKISNGMVEISWYLPCGSKNIDIFPEPLAIANLRGDISTFETQYSFLCQISTAVFVFFDNFETNYQLLTNTNVKAQLFLVGNANTKAFNLDLLKKTAAALKLKRNNIILKTKQNDADFVTNLCSAVSDVVKNSSMKVQLEKMITVAHEFGILIDEDNKECQHAKENAKEINSKIQDSIKFKEEQLPLQGEIWKKLGKIEKEECRLRKAGDKNIEEYKGELTEQKIKLRKQQSSYEMSEAMSCFISALSSSTLERSFFLKWMRMNLDNLSRENLSKLREKYKEKCQQSSEKKEEIAILDKQISNSALGTEHFLREMGQLYEAAVSLPENIQSREQMLHLPKLCAELLLDGFPLELVDGDASNIPLRWISDVLKELNTLVQPKNKIMVVTVLGVQSTGKSTLLNTMFGVQFAVSSGRCTRGAFMLMIKVTDSFREKVNCDHLVIIDTEGLKSPELAQLDDSYEHDNELATLVVGLSDITIINIAMENSTEMKDILQIVVHAFLRMKEVGKKPMCAFVHQNVADVSAHDKNMRDRKLLLEQLNEMTEAAAKMENKEMYKKFTDVMAYDPETGNWYIPGLWHGNPPMAPVNAGYSEAVYDFKKNITNVLVNKNISTNNIEEFLEWTKSLWNAVKYENFIFSFRNSLVADAYMKLCTEFHKWEWSFKKDMYKWLTSAETRVSNFEIMKSKSDKTNLQDLLRKLKDEASSELDKLEKTILENLNKYYEQTEGHVYLVEKYKEDFVNSAKSLRRETENSVLNKLEAVIEIRKGKNNLDNIKKTHTDKMENKVLKLLEELRKNRHSESMSEEELNNIFENIWEETVRELSFTGLRRRTISDSVFKQLRMNMKQKGSSVTQRLNRVNLDQYGKEKYVVAADNFFKKTLEMMNVYKFEQTRRLQQLADSAIDACMQSINDKKERKSDYHDTYIQEILHKIDTKLTSLKKLKVSDEFELSLKLHICAISAREFQAMHDSFNEENDPRRCLEQSKEKYRADFKDLFSNRDQCQKKAAEFALFCLSPAVETFICNSLGLDIIDTMLQGENAFQFSTRSFFQFSILKQLLDDSNFENYVSYISSYERFVKDWILKQIEVRFSKGNKLFELEEQHLKGAIMEIKKAIRKAQQETDEDENIKGFIQNICRELGKKLVITNYAAVMVLNNAKQEQFSHWLMQSVEEMQESLKTKFKKEVILRKLKTLKIKPQDELFKRVFGCGKQCPFCKAPCEAGGEAHTHHSASVHRPQGLGLYRFEHSVKLITNICSTDVNTEAQFRCLETNHVFHPYKKYREIFPDWHIPADPSIEASDYWKFVMAKFNDQFAQAYNAKPADIPPVWKKIKKKAAENSLKECFSIK
- the LOC113654694 gene encoding interferon-induced very large GTPase 1-like isoform X1; protein product: MESSDEEQFEDAKDFLDEDLQINLSETQSATPQLKEDTVTPEDVPAPYDILVQSIGTDFARLQWKCVNSISAFELRCSSSTSSSIQTLAHHYAEVSGLCPGTEYTFTVVAVSENGKQSSAAKVSAYTIPNPPENITVESIGSTSVTLSWHPPATLEKRYHVLCSHNGTTVHEEETETNTLVIDNLSPGKTYSFHIATVIKNGSTSATAVLDTLTPSNLERFLHDLGLKQHLIDKLSLSSVLQIDKSTVTDDPAQTQSDLPRLFLKKIMMVNVTARSVKCAPTTDDEDLSLDLYRDLESLDLNQDLSHKINPLDIITALFLCSDNFLQQEIAFKMSMCQFSVPLLLPNCDTQQSMLMLWALRDIVKKYRPHSLSDPRGFVEDRIVLAELPLVSFVRLGDCSISKSQILNKLLSNPQQYHDTFVHRDMDCGDIPRKISNGMVEISWYLPCGSKNIDIFPEPLAIANLRGDISTFETQYSFLCQISTAVFVFFDNFETNYQLLTNTNVKAQLFLVGNANTKAFNLDLLKKTAAALKLKRNNIILKTKQNDADFVTNLCSAVSDVVKNSSMKVQLEKMITVAHEFGILIDEDNKECQHAKENAKEINSKIQDSIKFKEEQLPLQGEIWKKLGKIEKEECRLRKAGDKNIEEYKGELTEQKIKLRKQQSSYEMSEAMSCFISALSSSTLERSFFLKWMRMNLDNLSRENLSKLREKYKEKCQQSSEKKEEIAILDKQISNSALGTEHFLREMGQLYEAAVSLPENIQSREQMLHLPKLCAELLLDGFPLELVDGDASNIPLRWISDVLKELNTLVQPKNKIMVVTVLGVQSTGKSTLLNTMFGVQFAVSSGRCTRGAFMLMIKVTDSFREKVNCDHLVIIDTEGLKSPELAQLDDSYEHDNELATLVVGLSDITIINIAMENSTEMKDILQIVVHAFLRMKEVGKKPMCAFVHQNVADVSAHDKNMRDRKLLLEQLNEMTEAAAKMENKEMYKKFTDVMAYDPETGNWYIPGLWHGNPPMAPVNAGYSEAVYDFKKNITNVLVNKNISTNNIEEFLEWTKSLWNAVKYENFIFSFRNSLVADAYMKLCTEFHKWEWSFKKDMYKWLTSAETRVSNFEIMKSKSDKTNLQDLLRKLKDEASSELDKLEKTILENLNKYYEQTEGHVYLVEKYKEDFVNSAKSLRRETENSVLNKLEAVIEIRKGKNNLDNIKKTHTDKMENKVLKLLEELRKNRHSESMSEEELNNIFENIWEETVRELSFTGLRRRTISDSVFKQLRMNMKQKGSSVTQRLNRVNLDQYGKEKYVVAADNFFKKTLEMMNVYKFEQTRRLQQLADSAIDACMQSINDKKERKSDYHDTYIQEILHKIDTKLTSLKKLKVSDEFELSLKLHICAISAREFQAMHDSFNEENDPRRCLEQSKEKYRADFKDLFSNRDQCQKKAAEFALFCLSPAVETFICNSLGLDIIDTMLQGENAFQFSTRSFFQFSILKQLLDDSNFENYVSYISSYERFVKDWILKQIEVRFSKGNKLFELEEQHLKGAIMEIKKAIRKAQQETDEDENIKGFIQNICRELGKKLVITNYAAVMVLNNAKQEQFSHWLMQSVEEMQESLKTKFKKEVILRKLKTLKIKPQDELFKRVFGCGKQCPFCKAPCEAGGEAHTHHSASVHRPQGLGLYRFEHSVKLITNICSTDVNTEAQFRCLETNHVFHPYKKYREIFPDWHIPADPSIEASDYWKFVMAKFNDQFAQAYNAKPADIPPVWKKIKKKAAENSLKECFSIK